Proteins co-encoded in one Desulfovibrio inopinatus DSM 10711 genomic window:
- a CDS encoding YcaO-like family protein, producing the protein MRKLASRKKGYTKDSDKLISPEVTVADAKKAFGALGNDVLAETRRIDTGRLGIPVFLSVCGDAARAVMPTRKQMGKGASVAQAEASALMELAERYSFFSFWNTPENFTELTYSEARELYSDKLIPVSELLKAVGEELSEKNAIRVLDLIRWRFCPAVCVESGETVYIPLDFFKKLNEFNGSSAGNCLEESILQGTCELVERHVCAIIDHDQPHLPTIDPTSVTDPILVELLEKFTRNGITVILKDFTLGMPVPTVGAVAYDPASFPEASEIVFTAGTSTSPSKAAIRALTEIAQLAGDFESGSNYEASGLSKFTDLADIAWLEKGTTVSLTSLPDIEDDDILIELRQVATSLAQRQRRLFSVETTQPSLGIPTNYNIVPGFLFRERTPHASLGLFAGRILAEEASTIEAIVGLETLAEIYPQGHFLSFFHGLLALRTEGATTAAYHFERAISQQPDDENKALALFYLAYSLTLDEKWQDAVPLLNEAITRDNQVKEYFNLRGVCAFKAQNYEAAATDFEAALDLDSGSAMDLANLGLCHKFLGRTEAAIHCLNNALRLDPSLDFIHDHLKELIADDNSDT; encoded by the coding sequence ATGCGTAAACTCGCTTCTCGAAAGAAAGGTTATACCAAGGATTCGGACAAGCTCATCTCTCCAGAGGTAACCGTTGCCGACGCCAAGAAGGCGTTTGGAGCGCTCGGCAACGATGTGTTGGCCGAAACCCGGCGTATTGATACTGGTCGTCTTGGCATCCCTGTTTTCTTGAGCGTCTGTGGCGACGCAGCCCGAGCGGTTATGCCCACCCGCAAACAAATGGGAAAAGGCGCAAGCGTTGCTCAGGCGGAAGCCTCGGCTCTTATGGAATTAGCGGAGCGATATAGTTTCTTTTCCTTCTGGAACACCCCGGAGAATTTCACGGAGTTGACGTATAGCGAAGCTCGTGAGCTGTATAGCGACAAACTCATCCCCGTGTCCGAACTGCTCAAGGCCGTGGGAGAAGAGCTCTCTGAAAAAAACGCTATACGTGTTCTTGACCTTATCCGATGGCGTTTTTGTCCAGCAGTATGCGTCGAATCTGGGGAAACCGTCTATATCCCGCTCGATTTCTTTAAAAAGCTCAATGAATTTAACGGATCAAGTGCGGGCAACTGTCTTGAGGAGTCCATCCTGCAAGGCACGTGTGAACTCGTAGAACGTCATGTCTGTGCCATTATCGATCACGATCAACCACACTTGCCCACCATTGATCCGACGAGTGTAACCGATCCAATCCTTGTTGAACTTCTCGAAAAATTCACCCGCAACGGAATTACCGTTATCCTCAAAGATTTTACGCTTGGCATGCCTGTTCCCACTGTCGGAGCTGTGGCGTATGATCCGGCCTCTTTTCCCGAAGCGTCGGAAATTGTCTTTACGGCCGGCACATCGACCTCACCATCCAAAGCAGCCATTCGAGCCTTAACGGAAATAGCCCAGCTTGCCGGAGATTTCGAATCCGGAAGTAATTATGAAGCGTCCGGTCTGTCCAAGTTTACCGACTTGGCGGATATTGCGTGGCTGGAGAAAGGTACAACCGTTTCCTTGACCAGCCTGCCCGATATTGAAGATGACGATATCCTCATTGAACTTCGCCAGGTAGCAACATCGCTGGCACAACGGCAACGCCGGCTTTTCTCGGTAGAGACAACACAACCGAGCCTCGGAATTCCGACAAATTATAATATTGTCCCCGGCTTTTTATTCCGTGAACGGACACCTCATGCCAGCCTCGGCCTGTTTGCCGGCCGCATTCTTGCTGAAGAAGCTTCCACGATAGAAGCAATCGTTGGCTTGGAAACGTTGGCCGAAATCTACCCACAAGGCCATTTCCTCTCTTTTTTTCATGGTCTCCTCGCTCTACGAACAGAAGGGGCCACAACAGCTGCCTATCACTTCGAACGAGCCATTTCGCAGCAACCCGATGACGAGAACAAGGCATTAGCTCTATTCTATCTGGCCTACAGCCTGACATTGGACGAAAAGTGGCAAGATGCCGTCCCGCTCCTCAACGAAGCAATAACTCGCGATAACCAGGTGAAAGAATATTTCAACCTGCGGGGTGTATGCGCTTTCAAAGCACAGAATTATGAAGCCGCGGCAACCGACTTCGAAGCGGCCCTTGATCTTGACTCGGGATCGGCAATGGACTTGGCGAATCTCGGTTTATGCCATAAGTTTCTGGGGCGCACCGAAGCGGCTATACATTGCCTCAACAACGCGTTACGCTTGGACCCAAGCCTTGACTTTATCCACGACCATTTGAAAGAACTCATAGCCGACGACAATTCAGACACGTAA
- the thyX gene encoding FAD-dependent thymidylate synthase, with protein sequence MPVVQNLDVRLLAETPDALSLIYAAFRQCYHAGFVGDMWPKLLSGEISQDKQAEFIEKVMQSGHDSPIEHVSFTFAISGVSRALTHQLVRHRIASYSQQSQRYVDAGGFGYIMPPAIAGIPEAKEVFESFMAHAEETYGKLQELLAHRGKKSNEDARFVLPNAAGSKIVVTMNCRSLIHFFELRCCMRAQWEIRALADLMLKECRMALPVVFAVAGAKCERLRYCPENAAFTCGKYPLLGQ encoded by the coding sequence ATGCCAGTAGTTCAGAATCTCGATGTGCGGCTTTTGGCTGAAACGCCTGATGCCTTGTCACTTATTTATGCCGCCTTTCGACAATGCTATCATGCCGGGTTTGTCGGCGACATGTGGCCCAAATTGCTCTCCGGCGAAATTAGTCAAGACAAGCAAGCGGAGTTCATTGAGAAAGTCATGCAATCCGGCCATGACTCGCCGATTGAACATGTCAGTTTCACCTTTGCGATTTCCGGGGTGTCTCGCGCACTGACCCACCAACTTGTACGACATCGTATCGCATCGTATTCTCAGCAGAGTCAGCGGTATGTGGATGCTGGCGGTTTCGGATATATCATGCCTCCCGCTATTGCCGGTATCCCAGAGGCAAAGGAAGTGTTCGAATCCTTTATGGCCCATGCCGAGGAGACATACGGGAAACTTCAGGAACTGTTGGCTCATCGCGGAAAGAAATCGAATGAAGACGCACGGTTTGTTTTACCCAACGCCGCGGGGTCCAAGATTGTCGTGACCATGAATTGTCGATCTCTCATCCATTTCTTTGAGTTGCGGTGTTGTATGCGCGCTCAGTGGGAAATCCGAGCTTTAGCCGATCTCATGCTCAAGGAGTGTCGTATGGCTTTGCCCGTTGTCTTTGCCGTCGCGGGAGCAAAATGCGAACGTTTGAGGTATTGTCCTGAGAACGCAGCCTTTACGTGCGGCAAATATCCCCTTTTGGGTCAATAA
- a CDS encoding molybdenum cofactor biosynthesis protein MoaE, producing the protein MDISKTIAELKKEPGFAENVGMVLVHNGVVRGTTRNKDKTVSRLKVTPDHDKIEALCQEFSKKPGIFKVIAKAHEGIFEPGDDLLFIIVAGDIRENVSTVLMDALNTIKKEAVSKVEYTD; encoded by the coding sequence ATGGACATTTCCAAAACAATTGCCGAACTGAAGAAAGAACCGGGCTTCGCTGAAAACGTGGGCATGGTTCTCGTGCATAACGGTGTTGTCCGCGGTACCACTCGAAACAAAGACAAAACCGTATCGCGTCTCAAAGTCACTCCTGATCACGATAAAATCGAGGCGCTCTGTCAGGAATTCTCAAAAAAGCCGGGTATTTTCAAGGTTATTGCCAAAGCTCACGAAGGTATTTTTGAACCAGGCGACGATTTGCTCTTTATTATCGTCGCAGGCGACATCCGCGAAAACGTCAGTACCGTTCTCATGGACGCATTGAATACCATCAAAAAAGAAGCCGTCAGCAAGGTTGAGTACACTGATTAA
- a CDS encoding glycosyltransferase family 2 protein, with amino-acid sequence MSKAAGDQPAVSVVIPTYNRSRCVGNAIRSVLQQTFQDVECIVVDDGSTDNTMEILTAFDDVRLRVTTQPNAGVSAARNTGIALARADIIALLDSDDVWLPEKMERQLQFMHEYGYAICQTQEIWVRHGVRVNPMNKHAKPHGHFFEKALTMCLVSPSTVAFTRQFWCECGPFDETLLACEDYDLWLRALLDYPVGLLDEALAIKYGGHEDQLSRKIIGLDLYRIYSLIALLGHPRLVGERRTAVIRVLTKKRDVYVKGCLKRDKPEEACRIAEKVDVALSTMR; translated from the coding sequence ATGTCAAAGGCGGCAGGGGATCAACCTGCGGTTTCCGTCGTGATCCCCACCTATAACCGAAGTCGTTGTGTCGGAAACGCGATCCGGTCGGTTTTGCAACAGACCTTCCAAGACGTGGAATGCATTGTGGTTGATGACGGCTCAACCGACAATACGATGGAGATTCTTACTGCTTTTGACGACGTGCGATTACGTGTCACAACACAGCCCAATGCGGGGGTCTCCGCAGCCAGAAATACTGGAATTGCGTTGGCACGAGCGGATATCATTGCTTTGCTTGATTCCGACGATGTTTGGTTGCCTGAAAAAATGGAACGGCAACTGCAATTCATGCACGAGTATGGCTACGCAATATGCCAAACCCAGGAAATTTGGGTTCGTCACGGGGTGCGGGTCAATCCCATGAATAAACATGCCAAGCCACACGGTCATTTTTTTGAAAAAGCATTGACCATGTGTCTCGTCAGTCCGTCGACAGTAGCCTTTACTCGGCAATTTTGGTGTGAATGCGGCCCCTTTGACGAAACGCTTCTTGCCTGCGAAGATTACGACCTGTGGCTTCGAGCGCTATTGGATTATCCTGTTGGCTTGCTTGATGAAGCGTTGGCCATCAAATACGGGGGACATGAAGACCAACTTTCACGAAAAATTATCGGGCTTGATCTCTACCGTATATATTCCCTGATTGCTCTTCTCGGTCATCCTCGGTTGGTGGGGGAGCGACGAACCGCGGTGATCCGGGTTTTGACCAAAAAACGCGATGTGTATGTCAAAGGTTGCCTCAAACGCGATAAACCCGAAGAGGCCTGCCGCATCGCGGAGAAAGTCGATGTGGCTCTGAGCACGATGCGGTAG
- the ruvB gene encoding Holliday junction branch migration DNA helicase RuvB — translation MSAGNDESIRPERLSDFVGQNELRANLEVFLQAARDRGQALDHVLFYGSPGLGKTTLARIMAGELGVNLVTTSGPVLERSGDLAAILTNLGSKDLLFIDEIHRMPPAVEEILYPAMEDFKLDLIIGQGPGARTVKIDLEAFTLVGATTRIGLLTSPLRDRFGVLQRLEFYSPQELAHIVLRAASIIGVPLTDDGAMELGRRSRGTPRIANRLLRRVRDFGAVQGAEAIDATVCSQALDRLDVDPCGLDQMDRRILSIIINHYNGGPVGIKTLAVACCEEVRALEEIYEPFLIQCGLIKRTARGRVATAKAYRHLKVTL, via the coding sequence ATGTCTGCGGGGAACGATGAATCGATCCGTCCGGAACGGTTGTCTGACTTTGTCGGGCAAAACGAACTCCGGGCCAATCTCGAAGTCTTTTTACAGGCTGCTCGTGATCGCGGGCAGGCTTTGGACCATGTTTTATTTTATGGCAGCCCCGGTTTAGGGAAAACGACCCTGGCGCGGATTATGGCAGGAGAACTTGGTGTCAATCTCGTCACCACCTCCGGACCGGTTTTGGAACGTTCCGGTGATCTCGCGGCTATTTTGACGAATCTGGGGAGCAAAGATCTTCTCTTTATCGATGAAATCCATCGTATGCCTCCGGCTGTGGAGGAGATACTCTATCCGGCCATGGAAGATTTCAAGCTGGATCTCATCATTGGGCAAGGGCCGGGGGCTCGAACCGTCAAAATTGACCTGGAGGCGTTTACTCTTGTCGGCGCGACCACTCGTATTGGGCTGTTGACGTCGCCGTTGCGTGACCGCTTCGGTGTTCTCCAACGCCTCGAATTTTACAGTCCACAGGAACTTGCTCATATTGTTTTGCGTGCGGCATCCATTATCGGTGTTCCGCTCACAGACGATGGGGCCATGGAATTGGGCCGACGTTCACGCGGTACTCCACGGATTGCCAACCGTCTTCTACGGCGCGTACGTGATTTCGGTGCTGTCCAAGGCGCTGAGGCCATTGATGCCACAGTGTGCTCGCAAGCATTGGATCGGCTGGATGTGGACCCATGCGGCCTTGATCAGATGGACCGGCGTATTTTGTCGATCATCATCAATCATTACAATGGTGGGCCTGTTGGTATCAAAACGTTGGCCGTCGCCTGCTGCGAAGAAGTCAGGGCGCTCGAAGAGATTTACGAGCCGTTTCTTATTCAATGCGGGCTTATCAAACGGACAGCTCGCGGACGGGTCGCCACGGCCAAGGCGTATCGTCATCTGAAAGTCACCTTGTAA
- the dnaA gene encoding chromosomal replication initiator protein DnaA: MNAMWKSTKRILESSLNPGLYQVWIKPLSAEIDGEEMTVIAPNPFVASWVKERLMDAIIEAATQVVGFRPRLSVQASSEQKPRAVMSVQETVHGMEQLHLPVHQDPVSTRDIFRFSFDDFVVGPCNELAYAASQDICRKHYAADQLYLCSSPGLGKTHLLQAIGASMASKQNIAKKRVVYLTAEEFASRMVMALKTKEIERFKSFFRENVDMLLLEDIHFFQGKMKLQDELLNTINALNSRGCKVVFTSSFLPKELNGVDSQLSSRFNAGFLAVIDKPDMPTRLHILNRKAQSLQIQVPGEVAELMAGRITSDIRQLESCLHNLILKARLLKRNITAELAMQVLKNYNTDPDNLSMNQIVQFICNTYDTSVEQLRSKSRKRQFVLARNTAFFLARKHTELSLQDIGHQFNRRHSTVIKGITTIERHMSMKTPLGRELEKTLDKLTA; the protein is encoded by the coding sequence ATGAACGCCATGTGGAAGAGTACCAAACGCATCTTAGAGTCGAGTCTGAATCCTGGTTTGTACCAGGTATGGATTAAACCGTTGAGTGCAGAAATTGACGGGGAGGAAATGACCGTCATTGCGCCCAACCCTTTTGTCGCGTCATGGGTTAAAGAGCGTCTGATGGACGCCATTATAGAGGCAGCCACTCAAGTTGTAGGTTTTCGGCCTCGTCTCTCGGTACAGGCTTCGTCTGAGCAGAAGCCTCGAGCTGTCATGAGCGTTCAAGAAACCGTTCACGGCATGGAGCAGCTTCATCTGCCCGTGCACCAGGATCCGGTCAGCACGCGAGATATTTTCCGTTTTTCATTTGATGACTTTGTCGTCGGTCCATGTAACGAATTAGCATATGCAGCATCGCAAGATATCTGTCGCAAGCATTATGCTGCCGATCAATTGTACTTATGTTCTAGCCCTGGTCTCGGCAAAACGCATTTGCTGCAGGCTATTGGTGCAAGCATGGCCTCGAAGCAAAACATTGCCAAAAAGCGCGTCGTCTATCTGACGGCTGAAGAGTTTGCCTCGCGCATGGTCATGGCGTTGAAAACGAAAGAAATTGAACGTTTCAAGTCTTTTTTCCGTGAGAATGTCGATATGCTTCTTTTGGAAGATATCCACTTTTTTCAGGGGAAAATGAAGCTCCAAGACGAGCTCCTGAATACAATCAATGCCTTGAATTCCCGTGGATGCAAAGTTGTCTTTACGAGTTCTTTTTTGCCGAAAGAACTCAATGGTGTTGACAGCCAGCTTTCGTCTCGTTTCAATGCCGGTTTTCTCGCGGTTATTGACAAACCTGATATGCCGACCCGTTTGCATATCCTGAATCGTAAAGCGCAGAGCTTGCAAATTCAGGTTCCGGGCGAAGTTGCCGAACTGATGGCCGGTCGCATTACCTCGGACATTCGTCAGCTTGAAAGCTGTCTGCATAACCTCATTCTCAAGGCTCGGCTGCTGAAGCGCAATATCACCGCCGAACTCGCCATGCAGGTGCTTAAAAATTACAATACTGACCCTGATAATCTCAGCATGAATCAGATTGTGCAGTTCATATGTAACACTTATGATACAAGTGTGGAGCAATTGCGTTCCAAAAGTCGGAAACGTCAATTTGTTCTTGCGCGCAACACTGCTTTTTTCTTGGCACGCAAACATACGGAATTGTCGCTGCAGGATATCGGTCACCAATTTAATCGCCGTCACTCCACGGTTATCAAGGGCATTACGACCATTGAACGTCACATGTCCATGAAAACCCCCCTGGGCCGCGAACTGGAAAAGACTCTCGATAAATTGACGGCATAA
- a CDS encoding TusE/DsrC/DsvC family sulfur relay protein: MPSVEFQGKNFDIDEDGFLQRFEDWCPEWVDYVKDSEGIKDLTDEHNKVIEFLQDYYKKNGIAPMVRILSKVTGYKLKHIYELFPSGPGKGACKMAGLPKPTGCV; this comes from the coding sequence ATGCCCAGCGTAGAATTCCAGGGAAAAAACTTTGATATCGACGAAGATGGCTTCTTGCAGCGCTTTGAAGACTGGTGCCCCGAGTGGGTTGATTACGTCAAAGACAGCGAAGGCATCAAGGACCTGACCGACGAACACAACAAGGTCATCGAATTCCTGCAGGACTACTACAAAAAGAATGGCATCGCCCCCATGGTTCGCATTCTTTCCAAGGTCACCGGCTACAAGCTCAAACACATCTATGAGCTGTTCCCCTCCGGACCGGGTAAAGGAGCCTGTAAAATGGCTGGCCTGCCCAAACCCACTGGCTGCGTGTAA
- a CDS encoding UPF0280 family protein, with translation MAKKTTPSHPSPRHLDVDRAYRRHHPEQGEVAFQVVLEHTDLHIIAETDLSTTVTETVRRLRAEIKTFITLHPEFSHSLTPVDVSDEAPRIVRIMAEAGRLAHVGPMAAVAGAIAQAVAEEHVSQSPNLLVENGGDVFMHSTRSRVIGLLARPVQGIRLGLTLSPEDFPTALCASSATIGHSLSFGLADMVTVRSSSAAVADAFATALANAISTPEDLKQVAKNAPKLKSRGVEGFFAQLGDEIAVWGNMQLTAIEET, from the coding sequence ATGGCTAAAAAAACTACTCCTTCACACCCTAGCCCACGTCACCTTGATGTTGATCGCGCCTATCGTCGGCATCATCCGGAACAGGGCGAAGTCGCCTTTCAAGTTGTTTTGGAACACACCGACCTGCATATCATTGCAGAAACCGACCTCAGTACAACTGTAACCGAAACAGTGCGACGGCTTCGCGCCGAGATCAAGACATTTATCACGCTTCATCCTGAATTCAGCCATAGCTTAACGCCGGTCGATGTCTCTGACGAAGCTCCGCGCATTGTGCGTATAATGGCAGAGGCTGGCCGCCTCGCTCATGTCGGTCCTATGGCTGCCGTCGCTGGGGCCATCGCCCAAGCTGTTGCGGAAGAACATGTATCCCAAAGCCCCAATTTGCTTGTCGAAAACGGGGGCGATGTGTTCATGCACTCGACACGTTCTCGCGTTATCGGCCTGTTAGCGCGTCCAGTTCAAGGGATTCGCCTCGGTCTGACGCTTTCCCCAGAGGATTTTCCAACAGCCTTGTGTGCCTCGTCGGCCACCATCGGTCACTCGCTGAGCTTCGGGCTGGCTGATATGGTCACGGTACGATCTTCCTCGGCTGCCGTCGCCGATGCCTTTGCCACGGCACTTGCCAACGCCATTTCCACGCCTGAGGATCTCAAACAGGTAGCCAAGAACGCTCCAAAGCTCAAGTCACGTGGTGTAGAAGGATTTTTCGCCCAACTCGGTGATGAAATAGCCGTATGGGGGAACATGCAGCTCACCGCTATTGAAGAGACATAG
- the ruvA gene encoding Holliday junction branch migration protein RuvA, with translation MIGYLEGRVMAKDETGCLLLTAGGVGYDIRLCASVLAELPDIGGQAGIFIHTIVREDALELYGFSSLDEKKTFVTLIGITKLGPKTGLAILSRFSPDDLRAIVVGDDVNALTMVSGIGKKSAQRIFMELKYRLDVDGAPTPVQGKPAATNTFADALTGLTNLGYREDEARAALKAVFEDEPEADVSMALRLALKHMAAERA, from the coding sequence ATGATTGGATATCTCGAAGGCCGCGTCATGGCCAAAGATGAAACCGGGTGCCTGCTTCTCACGGCGGGTGGGGTAGGGTACGACATCAGGCTGTGTGCATCGGTGTTGGCTGAACTTCCCGACATCGGCGGTCAAGCCGGTATATTCATCCATACCATTGTTCGGGAAGATGCACTCGAACTTTATGGATTTTCCAGCCTGGATGAGAAAAAGACCTTTGTGACCCTGATCGGCATCACCAAACTCGGTCCCAAAACCGGCTTGGCTATTTTATCTCGATTTTCTCCCGATGATCTCCGTGCCATTGTTGTTGGGGACGATGTCAATGCGCTGACCATGGTGTCAGGCATTGGCAAGAAATCCGCTCAACGTATTTTTATGGAACTCAAATATCGGTTGGATGTGGATGGCGCTCCGACACCAGTGCAAGGAAAGCCGGCTGCGACAAACACATTTGCGGATGCATTGACCGGTTTGACCAATCTCGGCTACCGAGAAGATGAAGCTAGAGCTGCATTGAAAGCTGTTTTTGAAGATGAACCAGAGGCCGATGTCTCCATGGCGCTACGTTTGGCGCTGAAACACATGGCCGCGGAGCGAGCATGA
- a CDS encoding tetratricopeptide repeat protein — protein sequence MYKLSSLLKKLPIISQSRMVSSGLGVWMLWSGSIDQAVYHTMREYGGFMLGEESHQCLWFFFGDEGLRALARLQVWARVNQLPVFFQAIPVTVLVGYKMELSLSIAEDLAEQSIRPPDELEVWVHPNLRSMVTNVPGLYLKKSNIVSGLAKHDWEVLQAAPGLSFESSLGWIYIIRPLGDPLDKKFSEGWRGIYSQIQAMLERLGIKYIFHEGYLIFQLEGLRLFQSWCQEYLSFIDRIKDNRQEGKYWPCVIVTVPRKGHNFSKDLPKKLRIDWKQLTPDFPHMSYRSALLLGGDFTIHEVNYGAQVNSLEDWCNVSLSSDSTDRDVGSLTIQYPSEAFAGKLAPCFYCGLTNHPPTICPSKRIPNWTPETWDAMSEIDMKQINELFGELNASLSKEPVEGMTSMLEETDEKSTLLRAVFEINFASQLRMMGLVWRSRGKELPQGLQQLNEPEGEIIWASLESLRNNDLASAERQVGEALSKYVRAFQPRSLQGNLAMEAGDWPNALYYWQEGARFSYTALQRSYHTFLQGRGLEIMGEYQKAIECYKQAHRECPRWYECSYRQGVCMVKMGFTDQGMSVFYEAMETNPHIFNRLLIDPELERGRLHVLTSLWRAWSKAKKEVEETIEDLPKMSENMRSWFPEENEFITDGDARLAEITRLSKINNYVAYKRVIKGYEDIQNDLRETVDKEIKVLQNKNVRQYDELRAISREAAWFPFPKLLRDFNKDFNFCASKLNWMRTSSQHVAQNFRKSQIFVDEVEERIKTLKARLVTLRIIRDATLFVMLLGRNFVWLEVIGLGLSLVFVPLFIYIFHKTGQFWIADLVERQKWQLQRGLVIILSIIALALAAIKTAVSFEGKKQEIFKKVDDETQKKQDEKKEKIRQAKERRERAREEAREEARKKR from the coding sequence ATGTATAAACTTTCTTCGCTTTTGAAAAAATTGCCCATCATCAGTCAGTCTCGCATGGTGTCTTCGGGACTTGGGGTCTGGATGCTGTGGTCGGGCTCCATCGATCAGGCCGTGTACCATACCATGCGCGAGTATGGTGGTTTTATGTTGGGCGAAGAAAGCCATCAGTGCCTGTGGTTCTTTTTTGGCGATGAAGGACTTCGCGCGTTGGCTCGACTGCAGGTCTGGGCGCGGGTCAATCAGCTACCGGTGTTTTTCCAGGCAATTCCAGTGACAGTTCTTGTCGGATACAAGATGGAATTGTCGTTGTCGATTGCCGAGGATCTTGCCGAACAAAGTATTAGACCGCCCGATGAGCTTGAAGTTTGGGTCCATCCCAACCTTCGTTCCATGGTGACCAACGTCCCCGGACTCTACCTCAAAAAGTCGAACATTGTCTCCGGGCTTGCCAAGCACGATTGGGAAGTGCTGCAAGCTGCTCCCGGATTGTCGTTCGAATCATCTCTCGGATGGATATACATCATTCGTCCTCTTGGCGACCCCCTTGACAAAAAATTTTCTGAAGGCTGGCGTGGAATATATTCACAAATCCAGGCTATGCTTGAACGACTTGGCATCAAGTATATTTTTCATGAAGGCTATCTTATTTTTCAGCTTGAAGGACTGCGCCTCTTTCAGTCCTGGTGCCAAGAATATCTTTCGTTTATCGACCGGATCAAAGATAACCGTCAAGAAGGGAAGTACTGGCCATGCGTCATTGTGACCGTACCGCGCAAGGGACACAATTTCAGTAAAGACCTTCCGAAGAAATTGCGCATTGATTGGAAGCAACTCACTCCTGATTTCCCCCATATGAGCTACCGCTCGGCACTCCTCCTGGGGGGAGATTTCACCATCCATGAAGTGAATTATGGTGCGCAAGTGAATTCGCTGGAGGATTGGTGCAATGTTTCTCTCTCCAGCGACTCGACTGATCGCGATGTCGGTAGCCTAACGATTCAGTACCCCTCCGAGGCGTTTGCGGGCAAATTGGCTCCATGTTTTTATTGTGGCCTAACGAACCACCCTCCGACGATTTGTCCAAGCAAACGTATTCCCAACTGGACGCCGGAAACATGGGATGCCATGTCCGAAATCGACATGAAGCAAATCAACGAGCTTTTTGGCGAACTCAATGCCAGTCTTTCCAAGGAACCTGTCGAGGGAATGACGAGCATGCTCGAAGAGACCGATGAAAAATCGACACTTCTTCGGGCCGTGTTTGAAATTAATTTTGCCTCACAACTTCGCATGATGGGCCTTGTGTGGAGATCTCGAGGAAAAGAACTCCCCCAGGGGCTCCAGCAACTCAATGAACCTGAAGGGGAGATCATTTGGGCGTCGCTCGAGAGTTTACGCAATAATGATTTAGCCAGTGCCGAACGACAGGTTGGCGAGGCGTTGAGTAAATATGTGCGAGCGTTTCAACCGCGCAGTTTGCAGGGCAACCTGGCCATGGAGGCGGGGGATTGGCCGAACGCGTTGTATTACTGGCAGGAAGGAGCGCGTTTTTCCTATACAGCCCTTCAGCGCTCGTACCATACATTTCTTCAGGGACGCGGACTGGAGATCATGGGAGAGTACCAAAAGGCCATTGAATGCTATAAACAGGCGCACCGCGAGTGTCCTCGTTGGTACGAATGCTCGTATCGTCAGGGCGTTTGTATGGTCAAAATGGGATTTACCGACCAAGGGATGAGTGTGTTCTATGAAGCCATGGAAACGAATCCCCACATCTTCAATCGCCTTCTTATTGATCCGGAACTCGAGCGCGGACGTCTTCATGTTTTGACCTCGCTGTGGCGAGCATGGAGTAAGGCGAAAAAAGAAGTCGAAGAGACGATCGAAGATTTGCCGAAGATGTCCGAAAACATGCGTAGTTGGTTTCCGGAAGAAAACGAATTCATCACAGATGGCGATGCACGCCTTGCAGAGATTACACGTCTCTCCAAAATTAATAACTATGTCGCATATAAACGGGTCATAAAGGGGTATGAAGATATCCAGAATGATCTCCGGGAGACCGTCGATAAAGAAATCAAAGTCTTACAGAATAAGAATGTGCGACAATATGATGAACTCCGTGCCATTTCGAGGGAAGCGGCCTGGTTCCCATTTCCCAAACTGTTGCGGGATTTTAACAAAGATTTCAACTTTTGCGCGTCAAAACTGAATTGGATGCGGACCTCCTCGCAGCATGTGGCACAGAACTTCCGCAAGTCACAAATTTTCGTCGATGAAGTGGAAGAACGCATAAAAACACTGAAAGCGCGTCTCGTCACACTACGCATTATTCGTGATGCGACATTGTTTGTTATGCTGCTGGGACGGAATTTTGTTTGGCTTGAAGTTATCGGCCTTGGTTTATCTCTCGTGTTTGTCCCGTTGTTTATCTATATTTTCCATAAAACCGGTCAATTTTGGATTGCGGATCTTGTTGAGCGGCAAAAATGGCAACTGCAACGCGGTTTAGTCATCATTCTCAGTATTATTGCTCTTGCCTTGGCGGCGATTAAAACAGCTGTCTCATTTGAAGGGAAGAAGCAGGAGATTTTTAAGAAAGTTGATGATGAAACTCAGAAGAAGCAGGATGAAAAGAAAGAAAAAATACGCCAAGCCAAAGAACGGCGAGAACGTGCTCGTGAGGAGGCACGTGAGGAGGCTCGGAAGAAACGTTGA